The genomic stretch ATTTTATAGGTTAGAATGCTTTCATATAAAATATTCACCTGTGTACCTTCAGCTTTACttattacggagtattatttattatttgcttCCTTCTTTAAATGCACTTCTTCAATGTTAATCTCTGTATGCCTCTGAAATTTTGTCGAGTATCATTTCACAGGCCGCATCTGATGACGAAGGTGCAAAGTATGAGAGGGCACTCGTTCTCCAATTGCTGGGTTCAGCTGGCAACAAGAGTACAAAAGAGGTTGTCCTCTATTTAGTATTCGACATGTCTTTGTAAGGAAAATTGCTTTATTATGACTTGAGAGTTGCTGTTGGTAAGAGTGATATGGTTGCTTCATTGATGTAGGCTTTCAAACTCTGTGCTACAGATTACATTAAAGGGTTTGATTCTTCAGCCCACGTAAGTTCAAAAAGCTGCAAATATGTTTAGATTTATGCAAATCTGCATATGCTTACTTCTTACCCCCTCTGATTTTATAAATATCTTCCAAATATCCTTTTTCGGTTGGTTCTTTGATATCATCTGTtttcattttggcacaatttTCCGGGGAAGGAATAAGTGTCACACTTATTCTTTCCTAAGTCCTAACTCATTTTTCCCGTTTTCGTAAAATCTTGTGCCATGGTTGAAATTGGGAGATATCAataaattggagggagtataaacagTTGTGTGTGAAGCTGGAAATTTGTTTGGGAGGCGGTAAAGTTGTACTTCTATGTTCTATATGGAGAATTCTTCTTCCTAACTGTGTTGTTTATTGATAGGATAATAGCTTTTGAGTTTTGACACTCTTTCACCTTCAGGCTTTCCCGACCCGTGAACTGTTACAAGAGCAATATTGCAGTAAAGTTCCTCGAGAGCATTATAATTCCTTATTTAAGAATGCTTCGGTTAGAAATGTGATACCAGACCCTGACGTGCCTTCTCAATGTGACGCATCTTCGGCAGAGTACGATTCTTTTCATTACATCATCTTGTCATGGTTGTGGGTTGGATTATCTTGCGGTTCTTAATCATTGCTTGACTTTTAGATTTGACCTgcaacccggagctaaacccaaAATAGGTTCTGGGAATAGAGATGAAGCGATAATTGGATTATTGCAAAATATATCATTAGAAGGGATGGAGCCTAGTTGGATCAGGCCTTTTCCACCAAGATTACCTGTTCAAGATGGAGAGGTTAGATTTCTAACTGTGTTTGTCATGGTTCAAAATATGGGTATCGGTCATAGTTGCGGTAGCGGTACCGTCTTCGCAGATGAATCGCAGTAATTCTGGGTGATTTAGCGGACGATATTTCGTATCGGTAAAGTGAATAAACGATACAACTCGGCCGATGCAATACATCTTGGTCGAGATTTTGAACCATGGTGTTTGTTGATTTTTGTAATTAGCGACAATTGGACTTGATCTGTATAAGCTCTCATGCAGCTGGTGTGGCTCAACCCTGACAATAACCATGAGCTTTTATGGGATTATGGCATGTGCGCGGATACAAGTAGAGGGGCAGCTGTTAGGGATCTAATTGCTAAGGCATTGAAAGGTCCTCTTGCTCCTACACAACAAGAGGTGATTGATTACTGTTCTAAACTCTTTATGGTGTTAAAAACTTGAAATGCTGGACAACGTGCAGTGTGTAGTCCTACTCCCCCCTTTATATATCTTCAATTTGTTCATCTGTAAAATAAGTAGGTAAATGTAATCTTGTAGGTGTCCTAGCGCTGTGGTGGTTGAATGTAATCTTATCCTTACCAAGACTGCTGAATAAGAACTACACTACTTTTTGTCAAGGTTTATTGCATAGTCATAGTAGTTCTGGTGTTCAAATATTGGACGATATGAAGTGTTTAGTCCTCTTCTTTCCCCTTTATATATATATCTTTAATTCATCATCTGTAAAATAAGTGGTAAACGTAATCTTGTAGTTGGTGTAGCGCTGTGGTAGATGAATGTAATTTTATTTTTCTTACCAAGACTGCTGAATAAGAACGAGACTATTTTGTGTCTAGATTTTTAACATAGTGATAGTAGTTGGATTATTAGTGTGCTCTCTGTAATACAGTTTGTTTACTCGACTATTGTGTTGTCTGAGGAAAAAAGTTACTCTTATCCATCCATTTTTATTGTTTACGTTTCTTTTTTTGAGATGATTTAAGGAAAATGTATGAACTACCTTTTCTACCCCTTGAATCAAAGAgagtgaaaaaaaaattattgagtTGGTGATAGGGGTAGTTAATCACCTAAGTGTAATATTGAATGCTCATGTGTTTTCCTTACTAAATTTAAAAATGCGACAATAATTTTGGGAAAAATTTTAAGGGGAGAGGGACAATATAATTGACATGGAGGGAGTAGTACATAGTAGTACATTATTTTTATGAGGTGTCTATCCCTGGAAGCATGAAAAATAGGGGTGTTAACAGTGACAATTGACAAGTGTTTGGTCCATGTGCATTTTTTTCGCATTGGATGTTTTGAACTTCATATAGGCAAAAAATCTTGGACTCTATTCTTCTGAATGTAGTTTTCTTATATGAATTGAAAAAATTGCTTTCTTAAGGTGCTTTAAAAATTTTAAGCACTTCCTTTTGGTGCCTTTCTGTTGGTGTTGTGTGTGGATCCATATCTGATGAAACTTAAATGACTACCACAACTCTTTGTCCTTAATCTGTTAGTAAGCTACAAATGGTGGTCCTATCTACAATTCTACAGTGGATGAGTGGATCACATAGAAAATCTCTCTGTTGTTGCAAAGGAAAGAACGCGTACATGAGATATCCTGCCCCACTTTGAGCAATCGGCTCTTTAGATACGCTGGTGTATTGTTGATCATGACTGTGTGATGATATTTACGCAGCTACTTGTTAGTTTTCTCTTGATCCCGTATTTTGCTCTTTAGTGGTTGACCATTGTTCCAAGCGTCAACTTCAACAGGAATTCTATGAGATTGGACACTTAATTTGTAAATTGTATGCTCTACTGCTTGGCATTTCTTGTTACCCTCATATTCTTTTCGTTTGTTGCATTAGCAAGTCCTTTTGGAGTTGGAAAATGATTCGAAGCTGGTTTATCACTGTGGACTGACACCAAGAAAGCTTCCGGTAACAATTTCGTGAACTTGCCTTCTAACTTTGTTTGTCTTGATATCAGACCTTTAACTTGGATCCCTGTGcatattcttcccctttcctcAGTTAATGTTATATATAAACATCGAGCAATAGGAGGATGACCGACATGTTTACAAGCCCTGTTTAATATGATGGAATTTTTGTCATGTTTTCTAGGAGTTGGTGGAGAACAATCCTCTCATTGCGGTTGAAGTTCTTATCAAGTTAA from Silene latifolia isolate original U9 population chromosome 5, ASM4854445v1, whole genome shotgun sequence encodes the following:
- the LOC141657605 gene encoding uncharacterized protein LOC141657605 encodes the protein MISVQESSALFSLLSSEQRSFDQVMADFTSNFPSSLHFRICTAIATLLDDKPMLLPFQRLYGLCIIYQAYSSQEPSENPFISVLVNAASDDEGAKYERALVLQLLGSAGNKSTKEAFKLCATDYIKGFDSSAHAFPTRELLQEQYCSKVPREHYNSLFKNASVRNVIPDPDVPSQCDASSAEFDLQPGAKPKIGSGNRDEAIIGLLQNISLEGMEPSWIRPFPPRLPVQDGELVWLNPDNNHELLWDYGMCADTSRGAAVRDLIAKALKGPLAPTQQEQVLLELENDSKLVYHCGLTPRKLPELVENNPLIAVEVLIKLMNSPEISDYFTVLVNMDMSLHSMEVVNRLTTAVDLPTEFVHMYITNCISSCESIKDKYMQNRLVRLVCVFLQSLIRNKIINVQDLFIEVQAFCIEFSRIREAAGLFRLLKTLE